The following DNA comes from Photobacterium sp. DA100.
TTGTTTTTCCTGTTTTTGTAAAAAGAGCCTCCTTTATTAAGGGGGCTTTTTTTTGCCTGCAACAAACACCCGCAGGCACCTGTCGTTCATCATCGTAATTAAAAGGGAAGAGAAGCCATGGCGAATTCGCTGTTTCAAAAGCACATCATTTCCATCCCGGAACTGAGCCGTAGTGAGCTTGAGCTGGTTGTCGAGACTGCAGGCAAACTGAAAGCCGAACCGAACCCTGAACTTCTGAAGAACAAGGTAGTTGCAAGCTGTTTCTTCGAGCCATCCACCCGTACCCGCCTTTCTTTTGAAACTGCGGTTCAGCGCTTGGGCGGCACCGTGATTGGCTTTGACAACGGTGGTAACACCTCACTGGCGAAAAAAGGTGAGACCCTTGCCGACTCCGTCCAGGTCATCTCCTCGTATGTGGATGCCTTTGTGATGCGCCACCCACAGGAAGGGGCAGCCCGTCTTGCCTCCGAGTTCTCAAACAACGTCCCTGTGATTAACGGTGGTGACGGTGCCAACCAACACCCAACCCAAACCCTGCTGGACCTGTTTACTATCTACGAAACTCAGGGCACGCTGGATAACCTCAATGTGGCGTTCGTCGGTGACCTGAAGTACGGTCGCACAGTTCACTCCCTGACCCAAGCACTGGCGAAATTCAACAATGTGAAGTTCTTCTTCATTGCGCCGGAAGTGCTGGCAATGCCAGATTATATCTGCGAAGAGCTGGACGAAGCCGGCATCAGCTACAGCATCCACCACGCGATGGAAGAAGTGATCCCTGAGCTAGATATCCTGTACATGACCCGCGTGCAAAAAGAGCGTTTCGACGAGTCTGAGTATGCCCACATGAAAGCGGCTTACATCCTTACGGCCCCAATGCTGGCCGAAGCCCGTGACAACCTGAAAGTACTGCACCCGCTACCACGCATTGACGAAATTACCACTGATGTCGACAAGACCAAGCATGCTTACTTCTTCCAGCAAGCAGAAAACGGTGTGTACGCACGTGAAGCCCTACTGGCACTGGTCCTAAACGAAGCAATCTAAGCAGGAGAGAAAACAATGGCGAAGGAAACTCAACTACAGGTCGAAGCGATCAAGAACGGTACTGTTATCGACCATATTCCTGCAAATGTCGGCTTCAAGGTCCTGAAGCTGTTCAAAATGCACAAAACCAACCAGCGCGTCACCGTTGGCCTCAACCTGCCTTCCTCGGCACTGGGAGCCAAGGATCTGATCAAGATCGAAAACATCTTCATCAGTGAAGAGCAAGCAAGCCAGCTGGCCCTTTACGCGCCACAGGCGACCGTCAACCAAATCGAAAACTACGAAGTGGTGAAAAAGCTGAACCTGACGCTGCCGGAGCAAATCAATGCGGTGTTCAAGTGCCCGAACAGTAACTGTATTTCACACGGCGAACCAGTCGATAGCAGCTTCAAGGTGATCACCAAGAAAGAAGACATCCAACTCAAGTGTAAGTACTGCGAAAAAGTCTTCTCACGGGAAATCGTCACAGAAAGCAACTAAGCCACCAGCTCAAAAGCGGCTAACTGGTTGAAAAAACCGTCTCAATTACGACATCTTATGCCCTAGGAAAAAGAAAGCCTGCTCAACTTTGAGCAGGCTTTTTTATTCTCATTTCCGACCACCCGTCACTTAGTTTGGCTCACTACCTTTAATATTCCGGCCCTGCGTGCTGGCAAACAATAAAATCAAAAACAATCATAGGTTAGTGAAATGAAAAATCATGCGCGCCTTGTCAAAGCAGTCTGGTGCTTGCCTGTCCGTCCCTGTCATATATTTCTTGTTTCAGCCACATTATCTGGCTGTGTTACCAGCAACGGTCCCGTCCAGCAGACCTACCAGCATTCTGCCAACGAGATGGTAGTGATCGGGGTGCCAATGCTGCTGGGCGGCTTCGGCTCGGCCGTACCGATCAGCAATGATTATATGATCACCGCCAAGCATGTCGCCCAGTTGTCCTGGGATCTCGATGTCATCTACCACCCGGCATGCGACTTAGCCCTGATCCGACGCCCCTCCAATACCCAACCGATTTGGGGCTTGATCTACCCCGACCAGTCCGTCACCCACCATGGCCACTCTCTGGTAGGGACCACGGTGAGTGGCAAAGGCAAATACCTCCAGGATGTAGTTGATACCAACACCGATTGCCTCTATTCACTCAGTGATGCACCTGTCATGTCGGGCATGAGCGGTGGGCCGGTCTTCAATGAAGACGGGGAAATTGCCGGGATCACAGTGGCCATCGTCAACAACCCGCAAGATTTGGACAACCTGCGGCCGGCCGCGCGCTACAGCCAGTTTGTTCCCTCCCCGCTGATTTTCGACTGGCTGGATGCCCTAGGTATCGAAGTGAAGTCGGCCAGTGTCGAGCTGGCCGGAGTCAAAGTGTCAGACTACGTCAGCGAACTCAACCGCCCGAGCAAAGAAGCGATTCAGGTTGTCAGCAATAGCAGCCCCATCGCATCACCTGACCGCCAGCAACGCCGTGCCCTGTTACCGGCAACCCAGTACAAAGACTATCCCCCGGGCAACCTGTCGGGGCTCAACCTCCCTGACGAGGAAGAAGGAGTGGCCGCCAACCAACCCCAACCAGCGGTCAAGTTAGATCCTCGAACCCTACTCAACCAGTCAGGATATAATCCCTCATTCTGAGCAAATGGATGGCGTTTTGTTTTGGTGATAGGGGTCAATAAATTACTTTGACATTGTTGATATGATGCCATTGCAAGATTATGCAACCGAGACATTATATCTTGCCACTATGCAGCCGATAACTCGCACCGAGAAGAAGCGGAGACTTCACACAACACCCCACCGTTGCGAGGGCTTACGAACGAGATACGATCAAAAGACCAATAGAATAACAAGGAGTTGCCCGTGAGTGGATACAGTATGCACGGAGCGATAGACGCTTTCTGCCAAGAGGAAAGCATGACTTCCGCCTGCAAGCGGTTATTGCAGCAACAAAGCTTTTCAACCCAGGACGATATCCGAAAACAGCTTATCGCCATGGGCTTTGAAGATGTTAGCCAGTCCACCGTCTCCCGCCTGTTATCAAGGCTGGGCGTGGCAAAGGTACCCAATGCCTATGGCAAAAAAGTCTATTGCCTAACCGTAGAAAGCGAGCCGGTACAAGTTGGCTCATCGATTGCCTCCCAAATAGAGTTTATTACCCATAACCAACTGGTCGTGGTTGTAAAAACCCACCCCGGCGGCGCCCAGCTTGTGGCTAGGCTCATCGACATACAACCACATGCCGAGATCCTCGGTACCGTAGGCGGCAACGACACGGTCATGGTCGCGCCGAAAGATATCACCCGTATTGATGAGTGTGAAAAAGTGGTCAAGGCAAGGCTCGGGATCCCAGCCTGAAGCGTCGACGCCCTCTCGCGCGAAACAAGGCAGCCCAATAATGCTGCCTTTTTATCCAGCCTACCTGAAACCCTTTGACCTCTTCGCCAATGGGTTGCAAACTAGACCTCTAACGATGACCTAACATAATTTAAGTAAGGACAAGTAATGACTCAAGTACTTCACACAGAGCAGGCACCAGCTGCAATCGGCCCTTATGTACAAGGTGTAGATCTAGGCAACATGGTACTCACTTCAGGCCAGATCCCTGTAAATCCTCAAACCGGTGAAGTGTCTGACGATATCGCTGAGCAGGCTCGCCAGTCACTAGAAAATGTTAAGGCTGTAGTTGAGTCGTCTGGCCTTAAGGTCGCTGACATCGTCAAAATGACGGTATTCGTTAAAGATCTCAATGACTTTGGCACTGTTAACGAAGTGTACGGCAAATTCTTCGACGAGCACAATGCACCATACCCAGCGCGCTCTTGCGTTGAAGTCGCTCGCCTGCCAAAAGACGTAAAAATCGAAATTGAAGCGATTGCCGTTCGTAAATAATCGCCTGTTCGATTAGCGCCAACACGAAAAAAAGCTGCCTGATGGCAGCTTTTTTCGATTCAGTGACCGAGCGACAAGGCACTTCACTAGGCGTTGGCTAGAGCGAGTTCCAGTACCTGCGGAAACCAAGCGGTAAAGCATTCGGGCTCTTGTGCTAGCGCTGTCTGCAACTCACTCTGAGGCCACCAGCGATAGGTCAATACTTCCTCCGGGTTCGGCACCACCATGACCTCTGGAGCTGAAGCCACCAAGACATGATCCAGTTCGTGTTCCACCAGCCCGTTGTCAAGCTTGGCGCGGTAGACGAAATTGGCCACATCAGATAGTGCCTGGATATCAACAATCCCCATCTCTTCCGCCAGCCGGCGGATCCCCGCCTGTTCCATCGACTCTCCCTGCCGCGGATGAGAGCAGCAGGTATTGGTCCATAACCCACCGCTGTGGTATTTCCCCAATGCGCGCTGCTGCATCAAGAACTCCCGTTCTTTGCCACTATCCCGGTACAGCAATACCGAAAAAGCCAAATGAAGGACACCGTCCCGGTGGGCCTGCATTTTTTCTTCTACGCCTAGCTCCCTGCCCTGCGGATCGACTAATATAACCTGTTCTTCAATCATGCTTTATTCAACTTAAAAACAAAAAGGACACGCATTGGCATGTCCTTAATAAGTCACAGTAGGCAGTTGCGCCCGATCTGTTAGCTTGCCGAGCGGCGCGTCGCCTCAGCATTGAGCTCATCCAGTTTTGCCGCCATCAGATCACGACACTGATTGGACAACTGGCGAACATCTTCTTTGGTCAGCCCGTCTACCGGTACGGCTGGCAGTACTTCGACAATCACCACGCCGTTATCCCACTTATTGAGTTTAACATTTTCCGTGCTACTGCACACAATGGGAACGACCGGCGCACCCGCAGCAATCGCGGCATGAAACGCGCCCGTTTTAAACGGCAGCAAACCGCGGCCTCGTGAGCGGGTGCCCTCCGGGAACATCCAAATTGACACATTGCGTTCTTTGATTTTTTCAACCACCTGGCCAATGGTGCCCACGGCCTTGCTGCGGTTGGCACGGTCAATCAAGATATTACCGGTTAACCAGTAAAGTTGGCCAAACAACGGCATCCAGGCAATGCTTTTCTTGCCGACCGTTACCGTACGAGGCTGGATCGCTCCCGATACCGTGAACATATCGTAGTTATTCTGGTGGTTCGCTATGTATACGCTGGGCATAGGCTGTTCCCCCTCAGGGTAGCGAAATTCCAGATTAATACCGAAGATACGCGCCATCTTGCAGAAATGGCGGCCGACAATATAAACATTCTTGGGGTTGCGGGGGCTCAGTAGACAGTAGCCACAGCCGAAAACAAACATGACAACAGCAAACACTGCTACAGCAATCATGCGCAATACAAATAACATCAGACTCTCCTCAGCGTACAAGCGTTCGCTAGTATACTTGGGCTGCGGGAAAAAACACCTTTTATGTGCAGAAATTAGACCACTGGCGGCCTGTTTCAGCCCCTTTCGGCAGTCATGAACCAACAAAAAGCCCTCCAACAGGAGGGCTTCACATTCCGGCACACAGCAGGAACTTATTCTGCGTCAGACTCTTGCGGCGATTTGATTTCAAAACGAGTCACCCGCTGCAAACCGCGCGGCAGCATACTGCCACGACGGCCACGCTCACCACGGAAGTTATCCAAGTCGCTCGGCTTCAGGCCCAGCTTACGCTTGCCCGCGTACAGCGTCAGGTGGCTGCCATGCGGTAGGACCACCAGCTGGGACAAGAACTCTTCCCGAGCTTTCGAACGGGCAGCCGGGATGTTGATGATCTTATTACCCTTGCCTTTACCCAGCTGTGGCAGTTCCTTGATTGGGAACAACAACATCCGACCTTCATTGGTAATGGCCAGGATCTCATCGTTCTCCAAATCAGCGATGCTCTGCGGCGGCATCACTTCGGCCTTTTCCGGTACCGTCAACAAGGCCTTACCGTTCTTGTTCTTCGATACCATATCGCTCCCCTTGCAGATGAAACCGTAGCCAGCATCCGAACCCATCAGCCATAACTGGTCATCATCGGCCATCATCACCTGGCGAACCTGGCTGCCCGGCGTCAGATTCAAGCGGCCGGTAATTGGCTCACCCTGGCTTCGCGCTGATGGCAATGTATGGGATTCGAGCGCATAACTGCGTCCGTCCGAACCGAGGAAAATAGCCGGCTGATTACTCTTACCACGGGC
Coding sequences within:
- the pyrB gene encoding aspartate carbamoyltransferase, with amino-acid sequence MANSLFQKHIISIPELSRSELELVVETAGKLKAEPNPELLKNKVVASCFFEPSTRTRLSFETAVQRLGGTVIGFDNGGNTSLAKKGETLADSVQVISSYVDAFVMRHPQEGAARLASEFSNNVPVINGGDGANQHPTQTLLDLFTIYETQGTLDNLNVAFVGDLKYGRTVHSLTQALAKFNNVKFFFIAPEVLAMPDYICEELDEAGISYSIHHAMEEVIPELDILYMTRVQKERFDESEYAHMKAAYILTAPMLAEARDNLKVLHPLPRIDEITTDVDKTKHAYFFQQAENGVYAREALLALVLNEAI
- the pyrI gene encoding aspartate carbamoyltransferase regulatory subunit, translated to MAKETQLQVEAIKNGTVIDHIPANVGFKVLKLFKMHKTNQRVTVGLNLPSSALGAKDLIKIENIFISEEQASQLALYAPQATVNQIENYEVVKKLNLTLPEQINAVFKCPNSNCISHGEPVDSSFKVITKKEDIQLKCKYCEKVFSREIVTESN
- a CDS encoding serine protease produces the protein MKNHARLVKAVWCLPVRPCHIFLVSATLSGCVTSNGPVQQTYQHSANEMVVIGVPMLLGGFGSAVPISNDYMITAKHVAQLSWDLDVIYHPACDLALIRRPSNTQPIWGLIYPDQSVTHHGHSLVGTTVSGKGKYLQDVVDTNTDCLYSLSDAPVMSGMSGGPVFNEDGEIAGITVAIVNNPQDLDNLRPAARYSQFVPSPLIFDWLDALGIEVKSASVELAGVKVSDYVSELNRPSKEAIQVVSNSSPIASPDRQQRRALLPATQYKDYPPGNLSGLNLPDEEEGVAANQPQPAVKLDPRTLLNQSGYNPSF
- a CDS encoding arginine repressor, with translation MHGAIDAFCQEESMTSACKRLLQQQSFSTQDDIRKQLIAMGFEDVSQSTVSRLLSRLGVAKVPNAYGKKVYCLTVESEPVQVGSSIASQIEFITHNQLVVVVKTHPGGAQLVARLIDIQPHAEILGTVGGNDTVMVAPKDITRIDECEKVVKARLGIPA
- a CDS encoding RidA family protein gives rise to the protein MTQVLHTEQAPAAIGPYVQGVDLGNMVLTSGQIPVNPQTGEVSDDIAEQARQSLENVKAVVESSGLKVADIVKMTVFVKDLNDFGTVNEVYGKFFDEHNAPYPARSCVEVARLPKDVKIEIEAIAVRK
- the idi gene encoding isopentenyl-diphosphate Delta-isomerase, with the translated sequence MIEEQVILVDPQGRELGVEEKMQAHRDGVLHLAFSVLLYRDSGKEREFLMQQRALGKYHSGGLWTNTCCSHPRQGESMEQAGIRRLAEEMGIVDIQALSDVANFVYRAKLDNGLVEHELDHVLVASAPEVMVVPNPEEVLTYRWWPQSELQTALAQEPECFTAWFPQVLELALANA
- a CDS encoding 1-acylglycerol-3-phosphate O-acyltransferase; the protein is MLFVLRMIAVAVFAVVMFVFGCGYCLLSPRNPKNVYIVGRHFCKMARIFGINLEFRYPEGEQPMPSVYIANHQNNYDMFTVSGAIQPRTVTVGKKSIAWMPLFGQLYWLTGNILIDRANRSKAVGTIGQVVEKIKERNVSIWMFPEGTRSRGRGLLPFKTGAFHAAIAAGAPVVPIVCSSTENVKLNKWDNGVVIVEVLPAVPVDGLTKEDVRQLSNQCRDLMAAKLDELNAEATRRSAS